taccaatcctaaaacattatcgaatgtgacatattaaggacaccaaaacctaatttacctagaaaatattgagggtcggtatattaggtgattaagcaaataatagatttcagtgaaccacttaacaagcattatcgatagagacaatttaatttagtactgaaacactttaaattgtgtttctcagttagtaaagactcagggaaagggaaggaaacactgagtccggacTGTGAGacagtcatcgaggtttgtgcacaactagttttcaaatcGATTTTGctcaataatatttcatatgattaattgtatgttattgttttaagttgtgtttgtgcacaactagttttcaactgattttgctctgaataatatttcatatgattaattgtatgttattgttttaagttgtgtttgtgcacaactagttttcaactgattttgctctgaataatatttcatatgattaattgtatgttattgttttaagttgtgtttgtgcacaactagtttttaactgattttgttttgaatatttcatatgattaaatgacatatttttcttatgtattatgtttaacaagcattggatttaattcaatgattattgaaaattgttatagtatgtatgaatttagctttgtgaaatggtatttccacaagtattaagcattgttgtgaattgaataaattatgtttttggaaaattgtgatagatcatgttttgaattgtgatgggcaatttgcattttgtgatttgaattgtgttgagcataaaaattattggatattggaattgactttgaatcgaattatattgtgatttatgctcaccaaaaaggattgtgatattgttttatatctcactatagatgcttgactaggttattacccgtctctctcatttgttgagaagacaatggagttagttgtgttttgattaccatggtacgtgcacaggcttagattttcctctgatttgaggttagatctaagtttattttatcgttatggcccttgcggaagattcattattgtgatggtactgtgcacgatgattcgacctccccgaccatagggagttagaatctgattcgacctccctgaccatagggagttagaatcacatcgaatatggcccttttggattagtcttgcatggttagtgagataaagaatgatttttgagataaagaatgagttttgagatacagtatgatttttgagatacagtatgatttttgaaatacataatgatttttgagatacagaatgacttttgaatggtaaggaattttgatttcaattatggtttatgtataattgatttcgttagaattatttaaatggatagtcatgatttgataaattgaattttgtgatcaaagtcatttatacaaatgatttacattattggcaatgaatattttgagttgtggaatttgatgagtattcagatttccaaattatttactgtaaattttgtaaatgtatattgtactatgttttaaattatagttgtgcaccactgagttcaccactcagcgatagctttgtatgctgtcgcaggtaagaagagcataaagcagtgattaagtttctttgaagacatattcatatcagctccaggtatatcataggtatacccatgtacataggttttgatgtatgcatgtaataatatgtatgtaaattatttgagcagttgtaaattaaaattgtacattgaagttgtaaagtaaattatgagttattttgacttgtaaaatttgtattatatttcttttatctcatcctttgaaaatactgaaaaattgttgtggattgagttgagaaaaatattgtgttgaattttgttggagttgatatttggaaaaatattgaagtgcttttttttacaggtttttctgaagaactgttttatccaaaatacagatggcactctgccaaaatttttacagaaattctaaataatttaaatgtgttagttctatcacttcagttcaaaaaggtttttaacacctgtaaatagtgctcaccactgtaaaagaagtaaaaaaagtttttaaaatcccttgtagtgtatttaatgggttatcagtagacggagttggtaattcattaggtatactacggaatcatgttatgccttatagaggcgtagggtgtgacatatatgcatttctttttgaattcattAGGGTATCTCTTTATGTATATTTTATAATCCACAAAAGACTATTCCGTTCAGGGTTTTTGGTTGCCGCTTCTAATAATGCCTTATCCAAAGATCAAACTTGAGTTATCTTCTTAGAAACACAAGAGATCTTACCACTGCACCTAATACTTATAGATTATATATATGCACGTTTATCAATACAATTGTTACCCTTGAGCCCAAATTAAGGTTTATTGAAATTACTTAGTTGCCCAGAAAAACATAATTTGTTTATTTTCAGGACCTTTATTTCTTTCTTACGCATGTAGCTAACATGATTGATCGGAGAGAAATTATAGCATATTTACGAAGTGGAATTtttcattcatatatatatataatttttttaattaatgaaatatcatatataaatatgaaaaaaaCTATTATTTAACATTTTAGATGTATATCTCTTAGAAAACCAATcgcaaaatttaaatcaatagTACAAGTAAATTTTTAGCGAGATCAAATCTGACTCAATTAAAAATCAGAAAAAAAATCGGATTTTCAAGTTAGATTGGTTGATTCAACCTAATTCTAAACAATCTTATTTATTGCAGGGCGCTAATATTGGCTATATTTTGTagtttctgtttttttttttaattaattatataatttttatgtaagaagtaaatgatatgctttattgaaaatataaaaatcgATTCATAATATATAATCTGAAGAATTatctaaaatattaaaaaactaatataaagtacatataattataagaattaattaaGTTTTGATAAATAAATTTATTCTCCATCTAATTATTTAGGATTCAAATATTAAGACCAAAAAAGTAATttttacatatataaattaagGGATAATTGTCCCACGTGTTTAATCTTTAAATATATAAACTAAGGGATAATTATCACACGTGTTCACTTAATTTTATgagtttttttataaaaattattaaactataatttctttcataaaagtcattaaactttaatttttcataaaaatcactaaattttaatttgttttcatAAAAATCACAGTGATTTGAAAttaaagatttttgaattaagatCTAATgggaaaaaaatagagaaaagagAAAGATTTGATAGAGAAGGGAGTAGTTGAATGCATTTTGTATatcttatttttttcaaaaaactaataaaataagataattttatttataaaataattaacagattaatttaaaaaacttttaatttttattaaatcaaattgaaaattaataaattttataaaaaaattaaaatttaataatttttataaaaaatacttataaaattaAGTACTATGTGTAATATTTACCGATCATTATTGAGTTCGAGAGGTGCATGTTTGAACTCCAAAGAGCGAATATAATCTTAATTAAcaaacaaattaataaaaaatatatttcaccGTAAAAAgtgtatatataaattttattttattaaaaaaagagaACATTTTAGTGTTttagagatatatatatattttttgtataattaattttaattaaaatttaaatttgattttttgaaaaagattttaatattattaaattaaaatttgttaatttttaaaattttttatttgattgttttattcatttttttaaaatttaaaaggaatttaataatattgaattaGTTTAATTTATAGCTTACGCATGTGACTCAATGCCGACATgtatattttattgattaatcTGAAGTAATgagaattttgagaaataaatctTAAGAAGCAAAAACCATTGAGTTAATGTGGTTGCTTTCAAAGTCAATATCATCTAATTAAAATTCACACGTAAGCAAGCTACCATTGTCAATGCTGCCATTCCCTCTCCCTTTCTATTCCAATTAACCTAACCCTTTTTTAATTAAGTAAAtttctattcaaccaatttaataatataatacttaaatataaattaataattttatttgttttaaaataataaatataaattatatataatcattttatttacttaattttttttattaaccttTTGTTTTTATGGTTGTAAGAGTCATTGACCTACTTTTCGTAATAGTCTTGCCTTTTAAGCACTCACTTTCTCTATTTCCATTCTTcttttctcctctttctctctctctctctctctctctgagtcTGTTTCTCCCCTGATCTAGACAATGAACTAGTATGCTTGAATGTCCAGAGACAGGTAAAAAGTTACCcaccaaagaattgaatcaaagaTCTCTTCCTCCTCAAAAGAAAGCATGTATAACCCTAGCTTTAATCAAGAATTTCTTCTCTTTCTTCCTGAATCTTGATGCTCTATGTTATTATGAacatacataatttttttttttttggttgcccTTGATGGTTTTACTGGTTTTCAGGGATAGATTTGATGAAATAGGAAAGAAGATCAGAAGAGATACTGATTTATCTTCCCAAATGGGAAGGAGACATATATTGACTCCTGGGATTTTAAACACTGTTACACCTTGTGCTGCTTGCAAGTTATTGAGGAGAAGGTGTGCTGAAGAGTGTCCTTTCTCTCCATATTTCTCTCCTCATGAACCCCAGAAATTTGCAGCTGTTCACAAAGTCTTTGGCGCAAGCAATGTCTCCAAGATGCTAAtggtaaatcttttttttttttaccaataaATTCTTTTAGAAAATTTGGGTGTCTTTAAtaatctttttattattattattatttttgctatttgTGGTATGTAAATCTAGGAGGTACCTGAAAGCCAAAGAGCTGATACAGCGAACAGTCTAGTCTTTGAAGCAAATTTGAGGCTAAGAGATCCAGTATATGGCTGCATGGGTGCAATTTCAGTTTTACAACAACAAATTCAATCTTTGCAAGCAGAAATTAATTCAGTAAGAGCTGAgataatcaaatacaaatatagAGAGGCCAATACTAATATCATTTCGTCTACTGAACATCATCATCCTGCTGCTTTAGTTTCTTCCGGGGATTTGTCTTCAATCTCTGCACCAGCAACACAACCTCTTCCTCCACTTtcgtctcctcctcctcctccgccTCCACCACCACCAACAACCGCATCTATTGTtgtttcttcatcttcttcatcttccaTTTCTTCCTTGTACACGCCACCCACTAGTTCTACAGGTTACAGCTCCATTTCCAGTGTTAATGTTCCATACTTTGACTAATTTAATTATAAGCCATAATTAAGTTCTTTACTTTCTATATGTTTTGCATTATTTGCTTTGGTAATTAATATTCTTATTTGCTTTTCTAAAAATAATCGTCTTATACAGTAGCAAATTTGTCTCATCTGTAATTGGGATTAGATTTtctgtttctttttctttttctttttccctgtCATATGAAGAAAATAGAATTTTATAGCTTAAAACCCATCAAGATTTGACAATTTTCTATTTCTGTTCCTGTTTTAAAAGACTTGAAATTTTTCTATATCACTTATAAGCACAACAGAAATAGCTAGATTAATTTAGTACTACACcaatatttcaataatttctgCAGTCTAAATTGTAGGCTATAGATATATAAATTGCGTCATTTTCTGTGATGAACATCTTGAGAAATCCAAAAGAAAGGCTATACAAGATGGATAGTGGTCGTGCATGTTCTATTATTTTCAAGTTGTGCTCACACGTTGGATAGTTCAAAGACTTTGGGTAACATATGCACGTGCGGCAGATATCTTTTGACTTACTTAACCATCTGTGTCTATTTACACTTTTATCTGTGCCATTGAAGGTCCTGAAAAACTTATTTTCAAGAACATGGGTTGGGGAGACAAAATGTATGGTGGTTATGGTTCCGTAGCTTTGTCAAGTTTGGAAATATTGAATTGGGACTAGCAAGTCATATTCCACTACATATtctactttattattattattaaaatttaaatttaaatttaacatttaaaaaatatttcaatatcattgaaataaaattcaatagtataaatattttttttctttttttaattttaatgatcaTTTTGAATTTAATCACACTATTCTTTTTCTTTTGGCTCTTTATTTATTGATCTGGTGGATtatctttaattaaattaaaaagatagATTTAAAACTCATTGTGGTgtcattaattaattagttgaatgCCTTTTTGTAGTGGGTAGATTTAAAATTCAAATATCAACATAACCTTTTTCACTACCAGAATTTtctatacattaaaataaaaattaaaacaagaAAAATTGTTAACTAATGGATTGTGATTGATACTAAGACTTAGGTTGACATAAAAGTTCCGAAAACCATAACAAATTTTTATTGTTCACAAAAACCGTAATTAGGCCTAACATGAGAACTATACAAGAATCACATAAAATAACATGAATTTAGAGAGTTCAACTCAATCCTATAGCAACAATTAATATTTAGGGTAGTCTAACTCAACTCTAAACATCTATGGATACAAACATATGCATATATGTGGGAGCCCAACCTAACTCTTAACTTACATATGCATCCTCAACCAAACACGCACTAAGAGACTAGTATCACTACAGAGTTTTAAgatcataaataaataaaaatacataaataCAAACTAAACAAAATCAATACCTTGCCTAGAAGAAATGCAATTATGCATCGAATAAAATATTCCTCTTGCCATTAGAAAATATATTTGAATAGAGATGAGTATTCAACTCAGTCGGTATAGATattgaatataattataatctttataacTACCTAAGGGGTTTAGTGTAATCTTAAAATGAAATGCACACCAAGCACTGATCAAACAAAACATCCAATATTCATACAAGAAAATAATTTGAAGTTACTCACACAAATGTCAAAAtacatatatacacatatataggagttgatcccttatactaactttctaaatCCAAATTTGCTGGAAGGAAGATGGCCACTCGAATCATCTATACAAATACATTACACGTTTGTCAAGGACCAAccacaaataaaataaataaataaaactcgAAAAAAAGCAAAATTATAGCCTTAAGACGATGCTGTAATTTCAACAAAGTTTCTTTTATACCCAAGACTTAACCCTCTACAAAGAAAACACAGTTTTAAATATCCAACAATCTCATAATGGCTTAAAGCCCACAATACTCTACTCAATGCCCATCTAGGGCCTGCCAAGTCAACCTAAACTTTAACTCTAGTACTTAAACTTCACTGTAgtcaaaaaattatttattattcttagaaaattctaaaaatattCATAGGGGTCCTTAATATTTCCATTTGTTATTCCTATTTAACTTACTTAATTATGCTAaaccataaatatttaattaggcACTAATCTAAACTAGCATCTTGCTAAAAACAAGGACTTGGACCTTGGGGTTACCTTTGCCAAAACAGACACTTTAAATGTGCTCATAGCATTTGAAAACATAGGGATCAACTATAATATTGACCCCTTTTGAGTTGAATACTAGTCTTCACACGTTTGGGTGGAAAATGCAATCCTAGGCAATGGTGGAATTTTTTTCACAATAATAGTATCTAAATTAATGAAGCACACAAGACCACAAGTTAGAATATATAAAAATTGTTACAAAAAAGCAATTAGAAATGCCTATAAATTCAACCCAAAGGTCATGTATCTCGATGATTTTTTTATCATGAAAATTGATACGGTCAGCCTTTTTTTGTAGCTCTCAATAAATGAAATATGCTAGAGGTCTCAAATTTCTCATAGGATGTTTGGTTTGACCTATATATGAGCAGGAATAATTACCCAAAATCAAGACTGCTAACGACGTTAGGGAACGAGATGGCTTAAAGGCACCGAAACCCATAGTAAGCTTAAACATGCGCTTTTCCCTTAACATAATGCCAAAGGCATAGAATAAACCTCAAATAGGacctaaataaaataataaagtactaTGAAAATATAAACTATCAACCAACATGCTTAACCTAGTCCATACCTAATACAAATGTGACACCTctcatccgtctacagtgtaactgagtaaggcatgtcacactcagtgctggagcaccctatcttatcttattttattcatttaataatttattctcgttatattttaatatcaattgtcttctaaggagaaactagcggagtttcccctattttattttcagtcgacgtattttactattcacttgcttaaaattttcaataatgttttacaataaaaatctcatccatgctcatcataatcatttcacattaaattcttgcaactcattttcatgctcaattcatatatcaaaattcttaaatttctattaattatataatttacaaactaattacataaattcacaatttacatgatatacaaattaattacaattccataatttatatttcaacataataactaattataatgcacaaaatacataatattacttttgtgagccttatctacatgcattgctaaggagatgacaaccttgaatacttatgacacttctgcagatccggactccaaaatccctgtctaatgtccactgggctttatcttcagtttctgcgcgaggaaacaaatctatcacgctaagcattgctgcttagtggtgcaataatataacaaaaaaataatatataaataaatatagcaATAAAGCCTAATTTGGGTAATTAAGAACTAATTTAATCCGTATGAAACTTTTAATATTTACTATTTTTTATCCTAATTTATTCCTTTCGAACGTAATTAGTTCATAAATTTAcgataataatatacaatatataaaattaataaaaataccaaGTTTATATTCACATGGTTATGGAAAATACCTTTGTAATTTTCATTTAAGTTATACTTATTTTTACCAATCTTTCATCACtttacttaataatttttatgtggttgtatcatttcataataactaatattcttaattctaaCTAACTCTTTTTAAGTGTTTCTAACTCATGTATTTaagttctaatatttttaatttctaatattcttaatttatttcactgcccaagtaacctatgatagactgactaaactagataagcgGGTCACtggggcactggacaccgtggtgtctcaggtcgtcataccatgggacgtgaaatatggaacgtcaaccacgtatacaatcagtgtggctaaaaagccatggtaacaaaTAATCAGATAATTGGGTATATAAgctatgaatgcgggcataaagtcagaaatacaggcataaagccttatgtagtactgctaaaatgataccctattggcatgttaatctatccaatctgacacacgtgtctaggcaatacatgggtgtATTATTACCATTAAATGTTCCTAAGttttactattttattttattttccaattataatttataacatttcaattctattcctagcagaagtataaatttctaaaatataattctacataaattatgcattcattataatttatacattcattatatcattCATATTAATCATAATTCACAACAATGATTCTTATCTTatgtaccattgtacttaaaatattatttctttctCTCCTATAGAGAACTAATATCCCATTCACACatttatgtgattcatttattcattacaaaatttatatgaattatcattTGCAATTCAAGAAATATTTTTGCTTTCTAAGTATTTATGATTCTCCTTATTTCCTTCATATACTATTTATGGGTTAaggtattattattgttattctaGTTACGATGAAACATATATCCTAGAGTCactaaaatataagaatttaaattcactaatcacattatctatattaaccattATAATAgcttttctaatttattatactaTTTTCTATGTCATTAGGGTCATTCAAATTCACCGATCACAAATTGCCTATCACATCCTATATTTATCAATTACAATGATTTTTCtagtttattttactattttaccTAAGtgagtggttactattcacacattactattcacttaaattgttgactttttcatgcataatatatatagaaattttagatacataattataccacatttcggattttaaatttgttggcattgattgccaattacaattcaaagcctcctagaaatattttcaaaaatttagtttttgtgtcatatatttactgttccattagtttaagctacagtgagaatttggtaaacttttctgcatcaaagttgttctcttatgtgtcttctttaattccctttttgaatcacttaatttagagttttgtagctcaagttatggccaaatcaccataactggccggattagccattgtccagaaattctaggcaaatcttagttctgacagttttggtgtcctaactttggctaataatttgaattagttatgatcataatttgggtttttgttcttcatgaaatttattataaattgtcTTCGCTTTCCATggctataaaaatcaggtcatttggacctttctacacaaagttatggtgaAATGAACAATTCTGGCACTTTAGGGGTAGTAAACTAACTCTGTTTCtaatgccataattcacttcaatttaaggtcaattcaccataaatggtcactaattgaccattaaaactttaattaaacatctAAGCATCAGATCCCcaaatttttcacaaaccctaattaatcATAATTTCTATTTCATGcaaactcatcaaatttcaactcTACTTCATATATATACATCAATTGACTTTAATACACAAATTTAATTGCATCCCAACCATCAAAACCATGAAAATCCCATACCATCAAGGCTAACCTAATTTTCCATGCTTACATATACACTTCAATTCCATGAGTATTCATGTAATCTCTTCATAATTCAACTAAATTTTAACTCAAAAAAGAAGGAAGTAAACTagtttatgcactaaccttagtgggtagaattttcccaagctttaaacttcactttccttctctttcttggctgccaaacacttctccaagATTTGGCTtcgagttttagtgaaggtgactaggGCTTTTGGTGTGAGAGAAGGGAGAATTTCAAGctagaaagcttgaaaatttcaTGGGAGATGCATCCATGGGGGTTGGCCAAGTGAGGAAGAAAAGGGCATATTGGTTTTTCAAATATTtgacttcttttttctttttacatGATTTTTAAATGTGTTTGTTGGATTATAATTGGCTAGCAcctttttattgcatcatgcttgcataagcatgatgtcataattaggtatttaagtcattttcttttttttttcttcctactcacttttaattgaatttttagtaatatttattcatattttatgtcatataattcacttacttaattggacaagttggtcaaaaatcatctctgaaagtaaaatgacaaaaatgcccttcgtttagcttattgagctaaaattgtctgtagccATTTAGAAAATTCTctgagcattttcttagcattctagtgCCATCGaagcctcaataactcttcactggagtctcaTAAATTATTTCATAGGGGTTTCCCATGGgtataatgtgacaccccttacccgtctacagtatatccgggtaagatatgtcacacggtgtactggcacactctatttttccttaattaatttttgtcatagttttgaatatagtttatga
This is a stretch of genomic DNA from Hevea brasiliensis isolate MT/VB/25A 57/8 chromosome 12, ASM3005281v1, whole genome shotgun sequence. It encodes these proteins:
- the LOC110667867 gene encoding LOB domain-containing protein 15 isoform X1, with product MSRDRDRFDEIGKKIRRDTDLSSQMGRRHILTPGILNTVTPCAACKLLRRRCAEECPFSPYFSPHEPQKFAAVHKVFGASNVSKMLMEVPESQRADTANSLVFEANLRLRDPVYGCMGAISVLQQQIQSLQAEINSVRAEIIKYKYREANTNIISSTEHHHPAALVSSGDLSSISAPATQPLPPLSSPPPPPPPPPPTTASIVVSSSSSSSISSLYTPPTSSTGYSSISSVNVPYFD
- the LOC110667867 gene encoding LOB domain-containing protein 13 isoform X2, translating into MDRFDEIGKKIRRDTDLSSQMGRRHILTPGILNTVTPCAACKLLRRRCAEECPFSPYFSPHEPQKFAAVHKVFGASNVSKMLMEVPESQRADTANSLVFEANLRLRDPVYGCMGAISVLQQQIQSLQAEINSVRAEIIKYKYREANTNIISSTEHHHPAALVSSGDLSSISAPATQPLPPLSSPPPPPPPPPPTTASIVVSSSSSSSISSLYTPPTSSTGYSSISSVNVPYFD